The Pseudochaenichthys georgianus chromosome 24, fPseGeo1.2, whole genome shotgun sequence genome includes a region encoding these proteins:
- the max gene encoding protein max isoform X4 has protein sequence MSDNDDIEVDSDADKRAHHNALERKRRDHIKDSFHSLRDSVPALQGEKVGKAQPASPPGTRCSGSHASRAQILDKATEYIQYMRRKNHTHQQDIDDLKRQNALLEQQVRALEKVKGSAQLQASYSSSDSSLYTNPKGSAVSAFDGGSDSSSESEAEEPPNRKKLRVEAS, from the exons GCAGACAAAAGGGCACACCACAATGCTCTGGAGCGCAAACGTAGAGATCACATCAAAGACAGCTTTCACAGCCTCCGGGACTCGGTGCCCGCCCTGCAGGGAGAGAAGGTTGGTAAAGCTCAGCCTGCCAGTCCTCCAGGCACACGATGTTCAGGCTCCCAT GCGTCTCGGGCTCAAATCCTAGACAAAGCCACAGAGTATATCCAATACATGAGGCGAAAAAATCACACGCACCAGCAGGACATCGACGACCTGAAGAGGCAGAACGCTCTGCTGGAGCAGCAAG TGCGTGCTCTGGAGAAGGTGAAGGGCTCGGCTCAGCTCCAGGCCAGCTACTcctcgtctgacagcagcctcTACACCAACCCCAAAGGCAGCGCCGTGTCCGCGTTCGACGGCGGCTCCGACTCCAGCTCCGAGTCGGAGGCCGAGGAGCCGCCCAACAGGAAGAAGCTGCGCGTGGAGGCCAGCTAG
- the max gene encoding protein max isoform X2, producing MSDNDDIEVDSDADKRAHHNALERKRRDHIKDSFHSLRDSVPALQGEKVGKAQPASPPGTRCSGSHASRAQILDKATEYIQYMRRKNHTHQQDIDDLKRQNALLEQQGNDYCPPDTEVRALEKVKGSAQLQASYSSSDSSLYTNPKGSAVSAFDGGSDSSSESEAEEPPNRKKLRVEAS from the exons GCAGACAAAAGGGCACACCACAATGCTCTGGAGCGCAAACGTAGAGATCACATCAAAGACAGCTTTCACAGCCTCCGGGACTCGGTGCCCGCCCTGCAGGGAGAGAAGGTTGGTAAAGCTCAGCCTGCCAGTCCTCCAGGCACACGATGTTCAGGCTCCCAT GCGTCTCGGGCTCAAATCCTAGACAAAGCCACAGAGTATATCCAATACATGAGGCGAAAAAATCACACGCACCAGCAGGACATCGACGACCTGAAGAGGCAGAACGCTCTGCTGGAGCAGCAAGGTAACGACTACTGCCCCCCCGACACCGAGG TGCGTGCTCTGGAGAAGGTGAAGGGCTCGGCTCAGCTCCAGGCCAGCTACTcctcgtctgacagcagcctcTACACCAACCCCAAAGGCAGCGCCGTGTCCGCGTTCGACGGCGGCTCCGACTCCAGCTCCGAGTCGGAGGCCGAGGAGCCGCCCAACAGGAAGAAGCTGCGCGTGGAGGCCAGCTAG